In Rhopalosiphum padi isolate XX-2018 chromosome 3, ASM2088224v1, whole genome shotgun sequence, the genomic stretch ttattagttcttttaattataaataaataataacaatacaagcACTgtctttaacaaaattaaaaaaatgcattagaaTTAGATATTACTTGGAAATAAATTTTGAgttcattgataaaaaaataagttcttCAGCATGTCCTGGAGATAGTAATGATCTAAATATCCTTTCACTAGGCACACTGGTACCAGGTATACATAAGTACTTCATTGCTAGTAATGATACCGTAGTCAATTGTGAATTATATAGTTTCCACCACTGAAGAGGATCGGCATCAAGAGAAATGAATGGCAAGGATACATATTTTTCCAATTCAATTTGGTTTAAGGCTTCATCGGTCACATTGTTCATAACGGGACAGTCAACATTTTCCAAAAATGCTGCTAATcctaaaatttcattaaaacaattaatatcagaaatattatagtttcggtaaaaatatttgaataaaaataaaccaatctTTACTATACATACCATCATTTTTCTGGACCTTGAGTTCTTTACCTTTAGCTTGGTTGCCTATTTCATCCATTTCAAGTTGAATTGAATTTTTGACAATATCTATATCGCTTGGATCAATATATGTTGATTTGTACCTTGGATCCAAAAagcatattttttgtaaaaacattcTACTTTCTTCTTTATTAATGTAACGTATATGAAATGGTCTTTTTATATCATCCTTtaaatgattttcaatatgatctaataaattatcaattgtaTACACACCATCCACATGTGAATCAACATCATCATCACTAATGTCTTCACAAACATCATTAgtgttaaaatatgaatttatatcatTATCCATAAGTGTACATTGACTTAGGATTGGAAATAATTGTTCACTGTCCCCAAAATGTTCACTATTCGCTCTAGTTGATTCTTCTTGTGTTAAAGCACAAGTAAAATTTGATGCATTTGTGTGAAGCAAAGTTTTTTCAAGTTTTGTATAAACAGGCCAAATTGAAGAGGCTGTAACAATCTTTTCTGCACCTATGTGTTCACCAAATGTTTTTAGAGGTTCAAAAATTTTGCACATCACCAAAATAAGTTTTTGTTCGTTGCAGTTtggaagatattttattttccttgaTTTCAACTTAAATAAAACATCATAAAGAGCATCATAATTATCTCTTACAAACTGAATAGCAGGTAGATTAGTCCACCATCTTGTAACACATGATGCTGGCATAACTTTTTGTGGAAGGTCGAGTTTACTTTGTGCATCTTGAAGCAATCTTCGTAAGTTTGaactataatgaaatatatatcttattttggaaatattagaaataattgttttgattgGATTTAAATTCATAGATGATGTAACTCTATTATTTAATGTGTGACCAAAACAACTAATATGATTTAAGTCCATTAACTGAACAGCTTTGATTACATTAGTACCATTATCTGTAGTTGCGGCAGAGACTTTTGATATAGGAATATTCCAATCTTTAAGTGTAGATTcaataatatcttttaaattagTGGCAGTGTGGTCTACGTCAAGAATTGTGCAAACCATACAATATGTTTGAAGAACCCAATCACTATTGATGGTATGAGCTGTTATGCCAATGTAAGGCTGTTGGGCATTGGAAGTCCAACAATCAAATGTAAGTGACAAAAATTGTGCAGAGTTGAGATCATGTTTTATTCTACGTTTTACCTCAAAATATAAAGCAGGAATTTTGTTATCAGCAAAAACTTGGCGACTTGGGATAGTATATCCAGGACATATGACAGACATTAGGTGTTGAAATCCTTGTTTTGATACAGATCTATAAGGTTGCATATCTGTAGCAATCCAATAGGCAATTGCATTGGTATACTTTTCACTAGTTGTTTTGtccaattttttatatacagtaGAACCCGTTTAAGACGCTCTCCAAGGGACCAGTTAAAAATAGTGTATTAAGCGGGAAATCGTATTACGCGggaacaaaatttttttttacatattttttacaaaaaattttttacatattgtgCATATTAAACATGtacctattatgttttttttactttgctGAGTgagttattacatttatattgcatattattttatattacttatttcaaaaaatcatcTATCTTcctttgtttcatatttttgatgtttttttaacCCTGCATCAGTCGCGCGTTCTACTTTTGTAGTACAGtgataatcaatttaattttagatggtTTTGGAATTACCCAATGACAATGATAAACTAAATACCTTTTAACAACATTATATGATTGAAAACTGTAATGATTTCGGAGTTTATCTTTCAGTGTAGTTCCATATATTGAGCAATCAAGTTTTATGTTCTACTATTGTAGATTACGCGACGACTCAGGTACGTAACTTTTATACTACATCTCATATTTTAAACTCccgtaatttgtattaaaattaaatagtttaaacttatattaacgttatacattataatttatattatataatatttatataatataatatataatatcagttcGTGTTCAGCGCCCGACCGTGCAACACGTCTGTGTCGCTCATTATCGCATTTATAGCTATCGATAGCAGTAACACGCATCATTCGATTCAACGTGCAGGTAATATGATTATCGTTTTTACGTTAattataccaattaaataatatcccAAACCCAATGGGCGATAAGCCTATTTCAACAACCGATATGAATAATTCCAACAGTTCTTCACAACCCACACACAGTAATAAGACATTCGCTGAAATAGCTTCAAATACTAGTTTACCGAAAATGAATCAAGCTATCGTTTTTAACtccataaataacattaaacaaatCGATTATGTCACCGCAATCAGCAAAATTATTCCCGCTAagaatatacaatttgtttcGCGTATTTCCAATAACAGATTTTGCGTCTTCTTCAATAGCCAAACCTTTATGGAAAATTTACTTAAGATTCAGTCATCAATTCAAGTTAATGGAATAGAAATCCCAATTCGCAGACTTATAAACACCTCTAAgagaattattttatcaaatgtttatcCGACTATCCCAAATCAACTCATAATAGACGCTCTTCATGAGCTAGGAATCAAAACTGTTTCGCAAATTTCTCACATGATAGTCGGATTCGCCACTGAACAATTTTCTCACATATTAAGCTTTAGAagacaaatttatattagtcAAGATAGCATGTCTAAACTACCTAGCTCCATCACTGTCACAATAGAGAACACAACGTTCAGAATTTTTATCACTGATGACACTGTAACCTGTTTTCAATGTCACCAAACTGGTCACTTCTCAAGCCAATGTACAAATAAACCCAATTCAATTAATGTAACTGAACAGACAGAAACTGAAATGGAAACCCTTATAGACCTATCATCAACAGCCaacagtataataaatgtatcttGCCCTTTACCTATCGCCAATGCTCAAAATGTGAATACCTCCCAGGATAGAGATACTTCATTTATAAACCTATCCGTTGAAAGTACCAATGTCACTTCTTTGGAGCAGTTTATAAAACCTACGCTAGCTGACAAACTAATATCGTCAGCTAACTCAAATACTAAAGTAAAGTCTATTCAGACAGGAAAACGCCCAGCTCCGTCTACTGTAACTAATTCTCAGCCGCCTTCACCTACATCATCAAGCTCGTCTCTCCCATCCAGCTCACCTCCAATCGTGAGGCCCCCAAATACACAAAACGGCCATACTCAATCAGCAAAAATAACCAAAGGAATTACAagcaaaaaactaaaaaccggGCCTAGTTCCAGCTCTAATGATGAAGTACATTCAAACATCGATGAATGGTTAGAATCCACTCATGAACTTTTTAACACACACCCTGATTTTTCCTTAACCTATAACCAATTTAAAGATTTTCTTGAATGTTCAAAAGGTTGCTCCGAACTCGGGAATTtatgtatcaaatatttaactagtccagataatattatagaaatcatTTCTACAATTTACCCCAATGTAACAGTGAAAAGCGCCAAAAATCgtcaatgcattaaaaaaaattcaaaacttcaCTGACAGTCAGACTTCCATGATCGACTGTGAGGATTACGAAACCTTTTAGTTAAAATCCAAACCTCTTTATAAACAAGTATACGTAAACAACTCTAACTTACCATGATCAATAACACCTTTCAAATCCTCCAATGGAATCCAAATGGATTCTATTcaaaaattgatgaaataaaattattaattaacaagttCTCACCAGTAGCTCTTAATATACAAGAAACCAACTTCACTATCAATAAAACTGGgtctttaaaaaattatgtaacctTTTTTAAAAACAGAGACAATCATAATAGGGCTAGCGGTGGAGTGGCTACCTTTGTTAGTTCACAGTACCCTTCAGAAGAAATCCCTCTATCCACAAATCTAGAAGCAGTTGCCGTAAGAGTTTCTCTCAAATACAAACTAActatttgcaatatttatatacccAACTCACAAATCCTCAATTACATAGATATTCAAAACATTATCGACCAACTACCTACTCCTTTTATACTTCTGGGAGATTTCAATAGCCATAATATCTTGTGGGGTTGCAATGACACAGATCAAAGAGGCACAATCGTACAACAAATActcgataataacaataacataaatatccTCAACAATGGTCAAGCAACAAGAATAAGTGCTAGCACCGGTAATCTCTCAGCAATTGATCTCTCTCTTTCGTCGTCAACTATATCACCCCATATTGAATGGGACACTATGCCAGAGCTCTCGAGTAGCGACCATTTTCCAATTAAATTAACACTTAAGTATACCGACTCTGGTAACAGACACACTCGCAGTCTCAAATGGAAACTGACCAATATCAAATGGGATACCTATCAAactgaaatagaaaaaaatatattaaattatgatttttccttctcaaataacaataatgtggAAGACAATACGGAGAAacttagtaatttaatttataatacggcTTCTAACATTTTTGAGCAAATTAGTTATTCCGGCAAACGACCCCCAGTACCATGGTGGAATAAAACTA encodes the following:
- the LOC132925841 gene encoding LOW QUALITY PROTEIN: zinc finger BED domain-containing protein 4-like (The sequence of the model RefSeq protein was modified relative to this genomic sequence to represent the inferred CDS: substituted 1 base at 1 genomic stop codon); this encodes MPRKRSKVWNFFTKLNKDQGRCLKCKNNFEAKGGNTSNLINHLRIHHPNIHLEFLNIKSQDNSFNKNDLNETDDISDPPCDIGNNSTEHHELVPLNSSTNLVHKSCTLKQQSMNIQASXTGSTVYKKLDKTTSEKYTNAIAYWIATDMQPYRSVSKQGFQHLMSVICPGYTIPSRQVFADNKIPALYFEVKRRIKHDLNSAQFLSLTFDCWTSNAQQPYIGITAHTINSDWVLQTYCMVCTILDVDHTATNLKDIIESTLKDWNIPISKVSAATTDNGTNVIKAVHSNLRRLLQDAQSKLDLPQKVMPASCVTRWWTNLPAIQFVRDNYDALYDVLFKLKSRKIKYLPNCNEQKLILVMCKIFEPLKTFGEHIGAEKIVTASSIWPVYTKLEKTLLHTNASNFTCALTQEESTRANSEHFGDSEQLFPILSQCTLMDNDINSYFNTNDVCEDISDDDVDSHVDGVYTIDNLLDHIENHLKDDIKRPFHIRYINKEESRMFLQKICFLDPRYKSTYIDPSDIDIVKNSIQLEMDEIGNQAKGKELKVQKNDGLAAFLENVDCPVMNNVTDEALNQIELEKYVSLPFISLDADPLQWWKLYNSQLTTVSLLAMKYLCIPGTSVPSERIFRSLLSPGHAEELIFLSMNSKFISK